Sequence from the bacterium genome:
GATCCCGGGCGTCGGGGCCCACAACGCGCAGGAGGTCTTCCAGAACGAAGTCCTCCCCCGCTGCCGGAGCTGAGCGCCGTGGAAGAACACCGCGACCTGTGGCAGGAGCTGTGGAAGTACGACCCGAACGCGCTCGTCGTCGTCAACCCGCGGATGGAAGTGCTGATCGTCAACCCGGCCTTCTGCCGCATGTTCCTCGTCAGCGCCGAGCGGGTCGTGGGGATGAACCTCGAGCGGCTGCTCGGCGACATCGAGGAGTTCCGCGCGATCTACGCCGAGAACCGCGTCGTCGAGGGGATGACCAAGCGCTTCCCCGCCTACGGGCTGACGGTGCGGATGGTCGCCTTCGCGCTCAAGCAGCGCGGGATGCTCGCCGCGATCTTCCACGACGTCACGAACGAGGAGAAGCAGCGCGACGAGCTGCAGCGGATCCGCGAGCACGCGGCGCAGAAGGTCAACGACGTCGTCGAGGCCCAGATGCGCGTCGTGCAGGAGGTCGCCGGGCTGCTCGGCGAGGCGGTGGCCAACACGCGCGTCTCGCTCTACCAGCTGATCCGCACGATCGAAGCCGAGGAAGACTGAGCGGATGAAGTCCTTCGTCCACCACCGGGCGATCAACAAGGCCGGCGAGGAGGTCTGCGGCGACAGCTTCCGCACCTACGCCGGAGGCGACCGCTGCTTCTTCGTCCTCTCCGACGGCCTCGGCTCGGGGATCAAGGCCAGCATCTTCTCCAACCTGACGGTGCGGATCATCACCGCCATGGCCGCCGCCGACATCCCGCTCTCCGAGATCGTGCGCACCGTCTCCCGCACGCTGCCGCTCTGCCGCGAGCGCGGCATCGCCTACGCGACGTTCACGATGGCCGACGTCTCCAGCGACGGCTTCTGCGAGCTGGTCAGCTACGACAACCCGGACCCGATCCTCGTCCGCGGCGGCAAGGTCTTCGTGCCGGAGTGGGAGGAGCGGACGATCCAGGACAAGAAGGTCAAGGTCGCCTCGCTCCAGCTCGACCAGGGGGACGCGATCTTCCAGGTCAGCGACGGCGTCGTCTACGCCGGCCTCGGCCGGGAGATGAACTTCGGCTGGCAATGGAGCAACGTCGCCCAGTTCGTCGCCGACGCCTTCGCCGAGACCAAGTCGGTCGAGGACACGGTGGACCGCCTGCTGGCCCGCGTGGCCGAGCTCTACGGCGGCGAGCCGGGGGACGACGCGACGGTCATCGGCTCGGAGATCCGCCAGATCCGCTCGATCGCCCTCTTCACCGGCCCGCCGATGGACCGCGCCGACGACCGCAAGGTCGTGGAGGCGTTCCTCGCCGCGCCGGGGCGCAAGGTGATCTGCGGCGGCACGACGGCGAACATCGTCGCCCGCGTCACCGGCCGCTTCGCCGAGGTGGACATCTCGTCGGCGCGCAAGGACGTGCCGCCGATGGGGATCATGGAGGGGATCGACCTCGTCACCGAGGGGGTGCTGACGATCTCCCGCGCCGTGCAGCTGCTCAAGGAGGCGAACCTCGACGAGCGGAACATCCCCGAGGACCGCAACGGCGCGACGGAACTCGCCCGCGCGCTGCTCGGCGCCGACCACGTCAAGCTGTTCCTCGGGCTGCGCGTCGATCCGCTCTACCAGAACCCGCTGCTGCCGCTCTCGATCTCGCTGCGCAAGTACCTAGGGCAGGAGCTGATCGCCCTGCTGCGCGACGCGGGGAAGTCGGTCGAGATCGAGTACCACTGACGCCGCGGCTCACTGCGCGACGGTCAGCGCCTCTCCGGGATAGATCACGGTGTCCT
This genomic interval carries:
- a CDS encoding serine/threonine-protein phosphatase; protein product: MKSFVHHRAINKAGEEVCGDSFRTYAGGDRCFFVLSDGLGSGIKASIFSNLTVRIITAMAAADIPLSEIVRTVSRTLPLCRERGIAYATFTMADVSSDGFCELVSYDNPDPILVRGGKVFVPEWEERTIQDKKVKVASLQLDQGDAIFQVSDGVVYAGLGREMNFGWQWSNVAQFVADAFAETKSVEDTVDRLLARVAELYGGEPGDDATVIGSEIRQIRSIALFTGPPMDRADDRKVVEAFLAAPGRKVICGGTTANIVARVTGRFAEVDISSARKDVPPMGIMEGIDLVTEGVLTISRAVQLLKEANLDERNIPEDRNGATELARALLGADHVKLFLGLRVDPLYQNPLLPLSISLRKYLGQELIALLRDAGKSVEIEYH
- a CDS encoding PAS domain-containing protein, with amino-acid sequence MEEHRDLWQELWKYDPNALVVVNPRMEVLIVNPAFCRMFLVSAERVVGMNLERLLGDIEEFRAIYAENRVVEGMTKRFPAYGLTVRMVAFALKQRGMLAAIFHDVTNEEKQRDELQRIREHAAQKVNDVVEAQMRVVQEVAGLLGEAVANTRVSLYQLIRTIEAEED